In one Yarrowia lipolytica chromosome 1A, complete sequence genomic region, the following are encoded:
- a CDS encoding uncharacterized protein (Compare to YALI0A16148g, some similarities with uniprot|Q9UST8 Schizosaccharomyces pombe Ribonuclease H): MLQLELVCFFGNNNPLNVSARLRGDLQTNQRAERAAVQRALEILSTQTDNRMYQICTDSEYVINCLSKWVTTWQKNGWINARGLPVCNRDLIRDITNLNASCTNVIGLKKVRAHSGDNANNQADRLAGEGVFWEEY; this comes from the coding sequence ATGCTGCAGCTGGAAttggtgtgtttttttggaaacAACAACCCTTTGAATGTCTCCGCTCGTCTCCGAGGAGATCTTCAAACCAACCAGAGAGCCGAGCGGGCTGCTGTTCAGAGAGCCTTGGAAATACTCAGCACCCAGACAGATAATCGCATGTATCAGATCTGCACGGATTCTGAGTATGTCATCAACTGTCTGTCCAAGTGGGTCACAACATGGCAAAAAAACGGATGGATAAATGCCAGGGGCTTGCCCGTGTGCAATAGAGACTTGATCCGGGACATTACCAATCTTAACGCCTCTTGCACTAATGTTATTGGATTGAAGAAGGTGCGAGCTCACAGTGGTGATAACGCCAATAATCAGGCGGACAGACttgcaggagaaggagtgtTCTGGGAAGAGTATTGA